One segment of Primulina tabacum isolate GXHZ01 chromosome 14, ASM2559414v2, whole genome shotgun sequence DNA contains the following:
- the LOC142524984 gene encoding glucose-6-phosphate 1-dehydrogenase, chloroplastic-like, which translates to MAALPSSNRCCSSSSAYSNFSSIGGSLQRLRNVPYSSVSPKKLGSKSVSLPGNCNNFPNVILMQDGALAAAMSAIENEAPLRKLKEGLFLVTPPEEQKKPIDLNVDGNKSTVSITVVGASGDLAKKKIFPALFALYYEDCLPEHFTIFGYARSKMTDAELRNMVSKTLTCRIDKRENCGEKIEQFLNRCFYHSGQYDSQENFVELDKKLSEHEAGRGSNRLFYLSIPPNIFVDAARCASISASGASGWTRIIVEKPFGRDSESSAVLTKSLKQYLNEDQIFRIDHYLGKELVENLSVLRFSNLIFEPLWSRQYIRNVQLIFSEDFGTEGRGGYFDHYGIIRDIMQNHLLQIVALFAMETPVSLDAEDIRNEKVKVLRSMRTLRVDDVVIGQYKSHTKGSVSYPGYTDDKTVPKDSLTPTFAAAALFIDNARWDGVPFLMKAGKALHKRRAEIRVQFRHVPGNLYNRNFGTDLDMATNEFVIRVQPDEAIYLKINNKVPGLGMRLDRSHLNLLYKARYMKEIPDAYERLLLDAIEGERRLFIRSDELDAAWSIFTPVLKELEEKKIIPEYYPYGSRGPVGAHYLAARYNVKWGDLGLDD; encoded by the exons ATGGCCGCATTGCCTTCATCAAATAGATGCTGTTCTTCATCGTCGGCTTATTCCAATTTTTCCTCAATTGGGGGGTCTCTTCAACGTCTCAGAAACGTTCCATATTCCTCGGTTTCTCCAAAAAAATTGGGCTCAAAGAGCGTTTCTTTGCCGGGCAACTGCAACAATTTTCCCAATGTGATTCTCATGCAAGATG GTGCTTTGGCTGCTGCAATGTCCGCAATTGAAAACGAAGCTCCGCTCAGGAAATTGAAAGAAGGGTTGTTCTTAGTTACTCCTCCAGAAGAACAGAAAAAGCCTATTGATTTGAATGTAGATGGCAATAAATCGACTGTCAGTATTACTGTTGTTGGAGCCTCTGGGGACCTTGCCAAAAAGAAGATATTTCCTGCTTTATTTGCACTTTACTATGAGGATTGCCTCCCTGAG CATTTCACTATCTTTGGTTATGCCCGTAGTAAGATGACGGATGCCGAATTAAGGAATATGGTCAGCAAGACTCTTACTTGCAGAATTGACAAGAG GGAAAATTGTGGTGAAAAGATCGAGCAGTTCTTAAATAGATGTTTCTACCACTCAGGTCAATATGATTCTCAAGAAAATTTTGTGGAACTTGATAAAAAACTCAGTGAACACGAG GCTGGCAGGGGTTCAAACCGGCTGTTCTACTTATCGATTCCACCTAACATATTTGTTGATGCCGCAAGATGTGCCAGTATCTCCGCTTCTGGTGCCAGTGGGTGGACTAGGATTATTGTTGAGAAACCTTTTGGCCGCGATTCTGAATCCTCAGCTGTTTTGACTAAATCTCTCAAACAATACTTGAACGAGGATCAAATATTCAG GATAGATCACTATCTTGGAAAGGAGCTAGTTGAAAATCTCTCTGTTCTTCGCTTCTCGAACCTCATCTTTGAACCCTTATGGTCAAGACAGTATATAAGGAATGTTCAATTGATTTTTTCCGAGGACTTCGGCACTGAAGGAAGGGGAgg TTATTTTGACCACTATGGAATAATAAGAGACATAATGCAAAACCATCTTCTCCAAATAGTTGCGCTCTTTGCCATGGAAACGCCTGTCAGTTTGGATGCAGAAGATATCAGGAATGAGAAG GTTAAGGTGTTGCGTTCCATGAGAACGTTACGAGTTGATGATGTGGTCATAGGACAGTACAAGAGTCACACAAAAGGAAGTGTCTCTTACCCAGGATACACAGACGATAAAACTGTACCCAAAGATAGCTTGACACCAACTTTCGCTGCGGCTGCACTTTTCATAGATAATGCAAGATGGGACGGTGTGCCTTTTCTGATGAAAGCTGGAAAAGCCTTACATAAAAGAAG gGCTGAGATAAGGGTGCAGTTTAGACATGTTCCTGGTAATTTATACAATCGGAACTTTGGAACTGATCTGGATATGGCGACAAATGAGTTTGTAATCCGTGTTCAGCCTGATGAAGCTATTTATCTGAAGATTAATAATAAAGTTCCAGGATTGGGAATGAGATTGGACCGAAGTCATCTGAATCTTCTATATAAGGCTAG atacatgaaagagaTACCCGATGCATATGAGAGGCTTCTTCTCGATGCCATTGAAGGGGAAAGGAGACTCTTCATCCGAAGCGACGAATTGGACGCTGCCTGGTCAATCTTCACACCTGTGTTAAAGGAGCTTGAAGAAAAGAAGATAATTCCTGAGTACTATCCATATGGAAGCCGAGGTCCAGTCGGGGCTCATTACCTTGCGGCTAGATACAATGTCAAATGGGGTGATCTTGGCCTTGATGACTAA